A window of the Deltaproteobacteria bacterium genome harbors these coding sequences:
- the mscL gene encoding large conductance mechanosensitive channel protein MscL, which translates to MLKEFKDFAMRGNVLDMAVGIIIGGAFGKIVTSLVNDVIMPPIGLLMGKVDFSNLYITLMAGKTEGPYASLEAAKAAGAVTVAWGAFANTIINFVIVAMAVFMIIRSVNRVAKKEAPKADPTTKDCPYCATAIPIKATRCGHCTSQL; encoded by the coding sequence ATGCTCAAGGAGTTCAAGGATTTCGCGATGCGCGGCAACGTGCTCGACATGGCCGTCGGCATCATCATCGGCGGGGCGTTCGGCAAAATCGTCACGTCGCTGGTGAACGATGTCATCATGCCGCCGATCGGCCTGTTGATGGGCAAGGTCGATTTCTCGAACCTCTACATCACGCTGATGGCCGGCAAAACGGAGGGACCCTACGCGTCGCTCGAAGCGGCCAAGGCGGCTGGCGCCGTGACCGTGGCGTGGGGCGCGTTCGCCAACACGATCATCAACTTTGTCATCGTCGCCATGGCGGTGTTCATGATTATCCGCAGCGTCAACCGCGTCGCGAAAAAAGAGGCGCCCAAGGCCGATCCGACGACGAAGGACTGCCCCTATTGCGCGACGGCGATTCCGATCAAGGCGACGCGCTGCGGGCATTGCACGTCGCAGCTCTGA
- a CDS encoding AI-2E family transporter, which translates to MVTRLLKRSEQTKTIRLPAAVEADQVVGDRRGINPWLDAHPFVCGYAAMAACVAVIFATNLTTFAISLLFLYLVSDFLTNDLRRLAPFLPKALLFSILYVAVIALMFLVTYNVIPNVLRQVPGLARDMQEQAIALFVRADARWGLTQYVNIEDVRGHIVSVSTDAIGVAVGNLTDAYHGFFFFIFALFVNLLFYHNLDKVDAVFARRPASLMGFLYRFLVARMRLFYHYFKKVMGGQIMISAVNTAISTIVIYGLGMPKPALLVLTVFLCGLFPIVGNLVSNTILTATALVAIGPWAAMVCLGLLIGIHKLEYFLNSKIIGEIVHLPMVVTITALIVFDVLIGIPGLILAIPILLFGRDELERIPGLGRAREAVADTAPAAD; encoded by the coding sequence TTGGTCACACGGCTTCTGAAGCGATCCGAACAAACGAAAACGATTCGGCTGCCGGCGGCGGTCGAGGCGGACCAGGTCGTCGGCGATCGGCGCGGGATCAATCCGTGGCTGGACGCGCACCCCTTCGTGTGCGGTTACGCGGCGATGGCGGCGTGCGTCGCGGTCATCTTCGCAACCAATCTGACAACCTTCGCGATCTCGCTGCTCTTTCTCTACCTCGTCTCGGACTTTCTGACGAACGACCTGCGTCGACTCGCGCCGTTTCTGCCCAAGGCGCTGCTGTTCTCGATCCTGTACGTTGCCGTCATCGCCCTGATGTTTCTCGTGACTTACAACGTCATCCCCAACGTGCTGCGCCAGGTGCCGGGGCTCGCCCGCGACATGCAGGAGCAGGCGATCGCGCTGTTCGTGCGTGCCGACGCGCGGTGGGGCCTCACGCAGTACGTGAACATCGAGGACGTGCGGGGGCACATCGTTTCGGTTTCGACGGACGCGATCGGCGTGGCGGTCGGCAATCTGACCGACGCCTATCACGGGTTCTTCTTCTTCATTTTCGCGCTATTCGTGAACCTGCTTTTTTACCACAACCTCGACAAGGTGGACGCCGTCTTCGCACGTCGGCCGGCGAGCCTGATGGGGTTTTTGTACCGGTTTCTCGTCGCGCGCATGAGACTGTTTTATCACTATTTCAAAAAGGTCATGGGCGGCCAGATCATGATCTCCGCGGTGAACACCGCGATCTCGACGATTGTGATCTACGGCCTGGGCATGCCCAAACCCGCGCTACTCGTTCTCACGGTTTTCCTGTGCGGGCTGTTCCCCATCGTCGGCAACCTCGTGTCGAACACGATCCTGACCGCCACGGCGCTCGTCGCCATCGGGCCGTGGGCGGCCATGGTCTGCCTCGGCCTTCTCATCGGCATCCACAAGCTCGAGTACTTCCTGAATTCCAAGATCATCGGCGAGATCGTGCATCTGCCGATGGTCGTGACGATCACGGCGCTCATCGTGTTCGATGTGCTGATCGGCATCCCGGGCCTGATTCTGGCGATTCCGATCCTGCTGTTCGGACGCGACGAACTGGAGCGGATTCCCGGCCTCGGTCGTGCCCGCGAGGCGGTCGCGGACACGGCGCCCGCGGCGGACTGA
- a CDS encoding sulfate ABC transporter substrate-binding protein, whose product MVACSPAAPTTPGAPGTTPAAETAPGSAPSGEKVAFLNVSYDPTRELYQDFNVAFGEHWAKTAGQVVEFRQSHGGSGKQARAVIDGLAADVVTLALAYDIDEIAQKSSLLPADWQTRLPHNAAPYTSTIVFLVRKGNPKGIHDWGDLAKDGIAVITPNPKTSGGARWNYLAAWGWALRQPGGSGASARELVTKIFMNVPVLDSGARGSTTTFVERGIGDVLLAWENEAYLAVNELGADKFEIITPSVSILAEPPVAVVDKNAEKHGTTALAKAYLEYLYTDAGQEIAAKHYYRPRNEVAAAKAGRTFTQVALFTIDEVFGGWAKAQAAHFADGAVFDQIYKP is encoded by the coding sequence ATGGTCGCCTGCTCGCCCGCCGCCCCCACCACGCCGGGCGCCCCGGGCACCACGCCCGCCGCCGAAACCGCTCCTGGGTCCGCTCCATCGGGTGAGAAAGTCGCCTTTCTCAACGTGTCGTACGACCCGACACGGGAGCTGTATCAGGACTTCAACGTGGCCTTCGGCGAGCACTGGGCGAAGACGGCCGGTCAGGTCGTGGAATTTCGGCAGTCGCACGGCGGGTCGGGCAAGCAGGCCCGCGCCGTGATCGACGGTCTCGCCGCTGACGTCGTCACGCTGGCGCTCGCCTACGACATCGATGAGATCGCGCAAAAATCGAGTCTGCTCCCCGCAGACTGGCAGACGCGCCTGCCGCACAATGCCGCGCCCTACACCTCGACCATCGTCTTCCTCGTGCGCAAGGGGAACCCGAAGGGCATTCACGACTGGGGCGATCTGGCGAAGGACGGAATCGCCGTCATCACGCCGAACCCCAAGACCTCCGGCGGCGCGCGGTGGAACTATCTGGCCGCATGGGGATGGGCGCTTCGTCAACCGGGCGGCAGCGGCGCGTCGGCGCGCGAGCTGGTCACGAAGATCTTCATGAACGTCCCCGTGCTCGACTCCGGCGCGCGCGGTTCCACCACCACGTTCGTCGAACGCGGCATCGGTGACGTGCTGCTCGCGTGGGAGAACGAAGCGTACCTGGCGGTCAACGAGCTGGGCGCGGACAAGTTCGAAATCATCACGCCGTCGGTGTCGATTCTCGCCGAGCCACCCGTGGCCGTGGTGGACAAGAACGCCGAGAAGCACGGCACGACCGCGCTCGCAAAGGCGTATCTGGAATACCTCTACACCGACGCCGGGCAGGAGATCGCGGCGAAGCACTACTACCGTCCGCGAAACGAAGTCGCTGCTGCGAAGGCGGGCCGCACGTTTACGCAGGTCGCGCTGTTCACCATCGATGAGGTCTTCGGCGGCTGGGCCAAGGCCCAGGCCGCGCACTTCGCCGATGGCGCGGTCTTCGACCAGATTTACAAACCCTGA